The Pseudoalteromonas marina genome contains a region encoding:
- a CDS encoding DUF2931 family protein, translating into MDKLIKLLITLALILFAVGCSSTGKIDYMVAGVGTENGNAIWGRSVVFDDEWGIPSGAIECCYAQAGGTVSVYNQKFPEKVAVEWLDKSENRIYYGEVAIDKNGYKLAKNLPAYTWVSTGEVEENIRPYLIVGMGETGEIKVWLSNTSSGMNRTGRVLHELGSGQAQWRENK; encoded by the coding sequence ATGGACAAGCTCATAAAATTACTTATCACACTCGCTTTAATATTATTCGCTGTAGGATGTTCTTCAACAGGTAAAATTGATTACATGGTTGCAGGTGTTGGCACGGAAAATGGCAATGCAATTTGGGGGCGCTCTGTGGTATTTGATGATGAGTGGGGTATTCCTTCCGGTGCAATAGAATGTTGTTACGCACAAGCTGGTGGTACTGTGAGTGTTTACAATCAAAAATTCCCAGAAAAAGTCGCGGTTGAATGGTTAGATAAGTCAGAGAACAGAATTTACTACGGTGAAGTGGCAATAGATAAAAATGGCTATAAATTAGCTAAAAATTTACCTGCTTATACATGGGTAAGTACAGGAGAAGTAGAAGAAAATATCAGGCCTTATTTAATTGTTGGCATGGGCGAAACTGGCGAAATAAAAGTGTGGCTATCAAATACAAGCTCAGGAATGAATAGAACAGGTCGCGTATTACACGAGCTTGGCTCTGGGCAAGCACAATGGCGTGAGAATAAGTAA
- the leuA gene encoding 2-isopropylmalate synthase has protein sequence MQDKDKVWIFDTTLRDGEQALKASLTEDDKIQLAHTISRLNVDVMEVGFPVSSPADFRSVQRIATEVKGPIICGLARSVAKDIEACGEALRTAQQSRIHTFIATSPLHLEHKLRMSLDDATAMAVKSIKLARNYTDDVEFSCEDAGRTPHWDLCKIVEQAINAGASTINLPDTVGFVTPDEYAAMIRHLMNNVPNIDKARLSVHCHNDLGLAVANSVAAVQAGARQIECTINGIGERAGNCSLEEVAMIMKMRKDHLKVHTDIKSEEIYRASRQVAKICNMPVQPNKAIVGENAFAHSSGIHQDGVLKAQNTYEIMSPESVGVPNNQLNMTSRSGRHVIEHRLEELGYQKADYDMDSLYESFLALADQKGTVYDYDLEAMIYLNQINDKDEKYQLEFVNSASNSQSVASSTIGMVIDGEVKQEAATGNGPVEASFAAIERLTGMSVEMIEYNLEATGQGASSLGQVNIIAKYDGRPYHGAGIAADVVEASVRAMIRVYNLIYRAQKVSDLKQQRKAG, from the coding sequence ATGCAAGACAAAGATAAAGTATGGATTTTTGATACCACTTTACGTGATGGCGAGCAGGCACTTAAGGCAAGCCTTACTGAAGATGATAAAATTCAGTTAGCGCATACTATTAGCCGTTTGAATGTTGATGTGATGGAAGTGGGTTTTCCGGTATCCAGCCCTGCTGACTTTCGCTCGGTGCAACGAATTGCAACTGAAGTAAAAGGCCCAATTATTTGTGGTTTAGCGCGTTCAGTAGCAAAAGATATTGAAGCCTGTGGTGAGGCACTTCGCACAGCACAGCAAAGCCGTATTCATACTTTTATTGCCACAAGCCCTTTGCACCTTGAACATAAATTACGTATGAGCCTAGATGATGCAACGGCCATGGCGGTTAAATCAATTAAATTAGCGCGCAACTACACAGACGATGTGGAGTTTTCGTGTGAAGATGCAGGGCGCACGCCGCACTGGGATTTATGTAAAATTGTTGAGCAGGCCATTAACGCGGGTGCCTCTACTATTAACTTACCCGACACTGTTGGCTTTGTAACGCCAGATGAATACGCCGCGATGATCCGCCATTTAATGAATAACGTGCCAAATATAGATAAAGCGCGTTTAAGCGTGCATTGTCATAATGATTTAGGTTTAGCTGTAGCTAACTCGGTAGCCGCGGTACAAGCGGGTGCTCGCCAGATTGAATGTACAATAAATGGTATTGGTGAGCGTGCGGGTAACTGCTCGCTTGAAGAAGTGGCAATGATCATGAAAATGCGCAAAGACCACTTAAAAGTACACACCGATATTAAAAGCGAAGAAATTTATCGTGCATCTCGCCAAGTGGCAAAAATTTGTAATATGCCAGTACAGCCAAATAAAGCCATTGTGGGCGAAAACGCCTTTGCACATAGCTCGGGCATTCATCAAGATGGCGTATTAAAAGCACAAAATACGTACGAAATTATGTCGCCAGAAAGCGTAGGCGTACCAAACAACCAATTAAATATGACTTCGCGTTCGGGCCGTCATGTTATTGAGCACCGCTTAGAAGAGTTAGGTTACCAAAAAGCGGACTACGATATGGACAGCCTATACGAAAGCTTTTTAGCGCTAGCTGATCAAAAAGGCACGGTGTACGACTACGACCTTGAAGCCATGATTTACTTAAATCAAATTAACGACAAAGACGAAAAATACCAGTTAGAGTTTGTTAACTCAGCGTCTAACTCGCAATCGGTAGCCAGCTCTACTATTGGTATGGTGATTGATGGCGAAGTTAAACAAGAAGCCGCAACAGGTAATGGCCCAGTAGAGGCGTCGTTTGCAGCTATTGAGCGCTTAACCGGTATGAGCGTTGAAATGATTGAATACAACTTAGAAGCTACAGGCCAAGGCGCAAGCTCGCTAGGCCAAGTAAACATTATTGCTAAATACGATGGTCGCCCTTATCACGGTGCGGGTATTGCTGCGGATGTGGTAGAAGCGTCGGTACGCGCCATGATCCGTGTTTACAACTTAATTTATCGTGCACAAAAAGTGTCTGATTTAAAACAACAAAGGAAAGCAGGATGA
- a CDS encoding DUF2931 family protein: MDKLIKLLITLTLTLFAVGCSSTGKIDYMVAGVGTENGNAIWGRSIVFDDEWGIPSGAIECCYAQAGGTVSVYDQKFPEKVAVEWLDKSENRFYFGEVAIDKNGYRLAKDLPRYTVVSTGRKAKEIIPYLIIGMSETGEIKVWLSNAPSGRNRVERVLHELASGQAQWRENNS, encoded by the coding sequence ATGGACAAGCTCATAAAATTACTCATCACACTCACTTTAACATTATTCGCCGTAGGGTGCTCGTCAACAGGTAAAATTGATTACATGGTCGCAGGTGTCGGCACCGAAAATGGCAATGCAATTTGGGGCCGCTCAATAGTATTTGATGATGAGTGGGGGATCCCTTCCGGTGCAATAGAATGCTGTTACGCACAAGCTGGTGGTACTGTAAGTGTTTACGATCAAAAGTTCCCAGAAAAAGTTGCGGTTGAGTGGTTAGATAAGTCTGAAAATAGATTTTACTTTGGTGAAGTGGCAATAGATAAAAATGGTTATAGGTTAGCTAAAGACTTACCTAGATATACTGTTGTAAGCACAGGTCGTAAAGCAAAAGAGATCATCCCTTACCTAATAATTGGTATGAGCGAAACCGGTGAAATAAAAGTATGGTTATCAAATGCGCCATCAGGTAGAAATAGAGTAGAGCGTGTATTACACGAGCTAGCCTCAGGGCAAGCACAATGGCGTGAGAATAACTCTTAA
- the leuB gene encoding 3-isopropylmalate dehydrogenase, with the protein MSKTNYSVAVLAGDGIGPEVMAAAEQVLDAVSNKFGFTLNREHHAIGGAAIDEFGEALPPKTLSACENADAILFGSVGGPKWENLPPNEQPERASLLPLRKHFGLFCNLRPAQLLPALSAASPLRADISEKGFDILCVRELTGGIYFGEKGRGGEGEEEFAFDTQNYSRKEIERIARFAFEAAKLRSNHVTSVDKANVLASSVLWREVVTEVSKDYPEVSLDYIYVDNAAMQLVKQPSQFDVLLCDNLFGDILSDECAMITGSMGLLPSASLNQSGFGLYEPAGGSAPDIAGKGVANPIAQILSAALMLRYSLGQDEAARTIEKAVAEAVEAGVGTPDIYPQGGYSTSDVAAAIVSRI; encoded by the coding sequence ATGAGTAAAACAAACTACAGCGTTGCCGTATTAGCAGGCGACGGTATTGGCCCAGAAGTAATGGCAGCAGCAGAGCAAGTACTTGATGCTGTAAGCAATAAGTTTGGTTTTACTCTAAACCGCGAGCATCATGCTATTGGTGGTGCAGCCATTGATGAATTTGGTGAAGCATTACCACCAAAAACACTAAGCGCGTGTGAAAACGCCGATGCCATTTTATTTGGCTCAGTAGGTGGCCCTAAGTGGGAAAACCTTCCACCAAACGAGCAACCTGAGCGTGCATCGCTTTTACCGCTTCGTAAGCACTTTGGTTTGTTTTGTAATTTACGCCCAGCACAGTTATTACCAGCATTAAGTGCAGCGTCGCCACTTCGCGCTGATATTAGCGAAAAAGGCTTTGATATTTTATGTGTACGCGAGCTTACCGGCGGCATTTACTTTGGTGAAAAAGGGCGAGGTGGCGAAGGCGAAGAAGAGTTTGCATTTGATACGCAAAACTACTCGCGTAAAGAAATTGAACGCATTGCCCGCTTTGCTTTTGAAGCAGCAAAATTACGTAGTAACCATGTTACCTCTGTTGATAAAGCCAACGTACTTGCATCAAGCGTATTATGGCGTGAAGTAGTCACCGAAGTAAGTAAAGACTATCCAGAGGTCAGCCTAGATTACATTTATGTAGATAACGCAGCGATGCAGTTAGTTAAACAGCCTAGCCAGTTTGACGTGCTACTTTGCGATAACTTATTTGGTGATATTTTGTCAGATGAGTGTGCGATGATCACAGGCTCAATGGGCTTATTACCATCGGCTAGCTTAAATCAATCGGGCTTTGGTTTGTACGAACCTGCCGGTGGCTCCGCGCCAGATATTGCAGGTAAAGGCGTTGCAAACCCAATAGCACAAATTTTAAGTGCTGCACTGATGCTACGTTACTCATTAGGGCAAGACGAAGCAGCACGCACGATTGAAAAAGCCGTAGCCGAAGCTGTAGAAGCAGGCGTTGGCACGCCAGATATCTACCCACAAGGTGGATACAGCACAAGCGATGTGGCAGCTGCCATCGTTTCACGTATTTAA
- the leuC gene encoding 3-isopropylmalate dehydratase large subunit, with translation MAQTLYDKIWQAHTVASINEQTDLLYIDRHLVHEVTSPQAFAGLREKNRTVRCPEKTFATMDHNVSTKSRSLDAASEVSKNQLMALDANCKEFGIVLYDLNSINQGIVHVMGPEQGITLPGTTIVCGDSHTSTHGAFGALAHGIGTSEVEHVLATQTLQQKKAKSLKIQINGVLRPTVTSKDLIMAVIGKLGTAGGTGYVAEFCGEGIEALSMEARMTLCNMSIEMGAKAGLIASDQITYDYLKGRPFAPKGAGFDAAVEYWETLKTDEGAHFDLVVELNADDIQPQITWGTSPEQVIGVDECIPDPDQEPDLIKADAIRSALKYMDLKAGDKLSSAKVDTVFIGSCTNSRIEDLRAAAKIVEGKQVVAGIEALIVPGSGLVKKQAEDEGLADIFKAAGFEWREPGCSMCLAMNDDRLEAGKRCASTSNRNFEGRQGRGGRTHLVSPAMAAAAAIHGHFVDIRGEA, from the coding sequence GTGGCCCAAACGTTATACGACAAAATTTGGCAAGCACACACCGTTGCCAGCATAAACGAGCAAACTGATTTACTTTATATTGACCGTCATTTAGTACATGAGGTGACATCACCACAGGCTTTTGCTGGCCTACGTGAAAAAAACCGTACGGTACGTTGCCCAGAAAAAACCTTTGCAACGATGGATCATAATGTATCGACTAAAAGCCGATCACTTGATGCCGCAAGCGAAGTCTCTAAAAACCAGTTAATGGCGCTAGATGCGAACTGTAAAGAGTTTGGCATTGTACTTTACGATTTAAACTCAATTAACCAAGGTATTGTGCATGTAATGGGCCCAGAGCAAGGTATTACACTGCCTGGCACTACCATTGTATGTGGTGATAGCCATACTTCTACGCATGGTGCGTTTGGCGCATTAGCACATGGTATTGGTACCTCTGAGGTTGAGCATGTATTAGCAACGCAAACGCTACAGCAAAAAAAGGCAAAATCGTTAAAAATTCAAATTAACGGTGTGCTTCGCCCAACGGTAACTTCTAAAGATTTAATTATGGCGGTTATAGGCAAGTTAGGTACCGCTGGTGGCACTGGTTATGTTGCTGAATTTTGCGGTGAAGGCATTGAAGCACTTTCAATGGAAGCCCGTATGACACTATGTAACATGAGCATAGAAATGGGTGCTAAAGCGGGTTTAATAGCATCTGACCAAATTACGTATGATTACTTAAAAGGTCGTCCGTTTGCACCAAAAGGCGCTGGCTTTGACGCAGCAGTTGAATATTGGGAAACATTAAAAACAGATGAAGGTGCACACTTTGATTTAGTTGTTGAGCTAAATGCTGACGACATTCAGCCACAAATTACCTGGGGTACAAGCCCAGAGCAAGTAATTGGTGTTGATGAATGCATACCAGATCCAGACCAAGAGCCCGATTTAATTAAAGCCGACGCTATTCGCAGCGCACTTAAATACATGGACTTAAAAGCGGGCGATAAATTATCAAGCGCGAAAGTAGATACAGTCTTTATTGGCTCTTGTACTAATAGCCGTATTGAAGATTTACGTGCAGCGGCAAAAATTGTTGAAGGCAAGCAAGTAGTAGCTGGCATAGAGGCATTAATTGTACCGGGCTCTGGCCTTGTTAAAAAGCAAGCCGAAGACGAAGGCTTAGCCGATATTTTTAAAGCGGCAGGTTTTGAGTGGCGCGAGCCGGGCTGTTCAATGTGTTTAGCAATGAACGACGACCGCTTAGAAGCGGGCAAACGCTGTGCATCTACGTCTAACCGTAACTTTGAAGGCCGCCAAGGCCGTGGCGGGCGTACGCACTTAGTAAGCCCAGCAATGGCAGCTGCTGCTGCAATACATGGCCACTTTGTTGATATAAGAGGAGAAGCCTAA
- a CDS encoding T6SS phospholipase effector Tle1-like catalytic domain-containing protein yields the protein MSQAMPMAVNKVNTLVIKTNVGALQKHIIVKVIGDVAIKAQLFSQGSTVNLEQQGNQQYHFKNLSQQALYTLKVTIAGEAELTLINEQSFADYFDLLKVQSFNIGEKGGPQLLEHKILPKGHIEITLLAEPPSFGVFFDGTGNNRLNDIQDSTDANEPTNVVKLFELYPVKAFQDRHYEEGIGTKANESDSTLDMGLAFSFDERIEQTLFRTIEFFKKFAYVKTGVIDVFGFSRGAAQARAFVNQVNAIYKNNPHYWGGIKPVIRFVGLFDSVASIGGDGDNNHSEFYANDELDYSVNLNLASSSAGFVMHLAAFDEKRDKFPLSSLRTRNKQLLKNQQEIELPGVHSDIGGGYGPVETTILYPWQYIAGQAGEPEHDKELAQLKKSLEQKYYWPTINIEFKASRPRMNRKPKRIRNESEYTVYTGYKPYWRRNLNNTLPHYSLALMYEAAVNQGVPLQSLTELANRKQADGQAIPYILPNELKALVDSARSFGPQSDAWQALYKDYIHHSVKYSATIDAIAHGPEEDAEFTTKNQQRELFYNQPEQAEKSEQWQSQLINGYRLWTSS from the coding sequence ATGAGCCAAGCAATGCCCATGGCAGTCAATAAAGTTAACACACTAGTTATAAAAACAAATGTAGGTGCGTTACAAAAACATATCATAGTTAAAGTGATTGGTGATGTAGCTATAAAAGCGCAGTTGTTTAGCCAAGGTAGTACGGTTAACTTAGAGCAACAGGGCAATCAACAGTACCACTTTAAAAACCTGTCACAACAAGCGCTTTATACCTTAAAAGTAACTATAGCGGGCGAAGCAGAATTAACCCTTATTAACGAACAAAGCTTTGCAGATTATTTTGACCTGTTAAAAGTTCAGTCATTCAATATTGGTGAAAAAGGCGGGCCGCAATTACTCGAACATAAAATATTACCAAAAGGCCATATTGAAATAACCTTGCTCGCAGAGCCCCCTAGCTTTGGTGTATTTTTTGATGGCACAGGGAATAACCGCCTTAACGACATACAAGATTCAACCGACGCGAATGAACCAACTAATGTGGTTAAGTTGTTTGAGTTATATCCAGTAAAGGCTTTTCAAGATAGGCATTATGAAGAAGGTATTGGTACTAAAGCAAATGAAAGCGATTCAACCTTAGATATGGGCTTAGCGTTTAGTTTTGATGAACGCATAGAGCAAACGCTATTCAGAACTATTGAGTTTTTCAAAAAATTTGCGTACGTAAAAACTGGGGTTATTGACGTATTTGGTTTTAGCCGTGGTGCAGCGCAAGCACGGGCATTTGTTAATCAAGTGAATGCGATTTATAAAAATAATCCACACTATTGGGGCGGTATTAAGCCGGTTATTCGCTTTGTTGGCTTATTCGACAGCGTTGCATCTATTGGTGGTGATGGTGATAACAACCACAGTGAGTTTTATGCTAATGATGAGCTTGATTACTCTGTTAATTTAAACCTAGCAAGTAGTAGTGCGGGGTTTGTAATGCACTTAGCGGCGTTTGATGAAAAGCGAGATAAATTTCCACTCAGTTCATTACGCACTCGTAATAAGCAGCTCCTTAAAAACCAGCAAGAGATTGAATTACCGGGTGTGCACTCAGATATTGGCGGCGGTTATGGCCCCGTAGAAACAACCATATTATACCCGTGGCAATATATTGCGGGGCAAGCCGGAGAGCCAGAGCACGATAAAGAATTAGCGCAGCTTAAAAAGTCACTTGAGCAAAAATATTATTGGCCAACAATTAATATTGAATTTAAAGCAAGTAGGCCAAGGATGAACAGAAAGCCAAAGCGAATTCGTAATGAATCAGAGTATACGGTTTATACCGGCTATAAACCGTATTGGCGGCGCAATTTAAATAATACCTTACCCCATTATAGCCTAGCGCTAATGTATGAAGCGGCGGTTAACCAAGGGGTGCCACTACAAAGCTTAACGGAACTTGCTAACCGTAAACAAGCTGACGGCCAAGCTATACCTTATATTTTACCTAACGAGCTTAAAGCACTGGTTGATAGCGCCCGTAGCTTTGGCCCACAAAGTGATGCCTGGCAGGCTTTATATAAAGATTACATCCACCACAGTGTTAAATATTCAGCAACGATTGATGCGATTGCTCATGGCCCTGAAGAAGACGCTGAATTCACCACTAAAAACCAACAACGTGAGCTTTTTTACAATCAGCCAGAACAGGCTGAAAAGAGTGAGCAATGGCAATCACAACTAATAAATGGATATAGATTATGGACAAGCTCATAA
- the leuD gene encoding 3-isopropylmalate dehydratase small subunit: MSVFFSGLMAPLDKNNVDTDQIIPKQFLTSTSRDGFDAALFYDWRYLENGEPNPDFILNRPCYQGAQILLTRDNFGCGSSREHAPWALKQYGFEVILAESFADIFFNNCGNNQMLAIALPADTLEQLFVLSEQHDDINIQIDLENQTLTSDKFAPISFDIRKDVKERLLSGLDFIGVTETLNPQIDAFEKQLAAERPWQ; encoded by the coding sequence ATGAGCGTATTTTTTAGTGGCTTAATGGCCCCACTTGATAAAAACAATGTAGATACAGACCAAATTATTCCTAAGCAGTTTTTAACATCAACCAGCCGTGATGGTTTTGATGCAGCACTGTTTTACGATTGGCGTTACCTAGAAAACGGCGAACCAAACCCTGATTTTATTTTAAACCGCCCGTGCTACCAAGGTGCGCAAATATTATTAACGCGCGATAACTTTGGTTGTGGCTCATCACGTGAGCATGCACCGTGGGCGCTTAAGCAATATGGTTTTGAAGTAATTTTAGCGGAAAGCTTTGCTGATATTTTCTTTAATAACTGTGGCAACAACCAAATGCTAGCCATTGCGCTACCAGCCGACACGCTTGAGCAATTGTTTGTACTTAGTGAGCAGCACGACGATATAAACATTCAAATCGATCTTGAAAACCAAACATTAACAAGCGATAAGTTTGCGCCAATTAGTTTTGATATTCGTAAAGACGTAAAAGAGCGTTTATTAAGTGGCTTAGATTTTATAGGTGTGACCGAAACGCTAAATCCACAAATTGATGCGTTTGAAAAACAACTTGCTGCTGAGCGCCCTTGGCAGTAA